A part of Chitinimonas koreensis genomic DNA contains:
- a CDS encoding SulP family inorganic anion transporter, protein MISVLEAKRAGLFGKGKWAGNIVAGLIVGVVALPLAMAFAIASGARPEQGIYTAIIGGLAVSLLGGSRVQIAGPTGAFVAILSGITAQYGIEGLQLATLMAGLMLIVMGAVRMGAVIRFIPSPVIIGFTTGIAVIIWVGQWKDFLGLAGVGGPHFHDRLASSLLALPHLHVGTAAIGVLSLILTLYSKRVPGLGQVPGPLVALVVTTLWQWWFPLPGVATIGSAYGGIPSGLPAYSPPSLNPALIIQLVGPAFTVAMLGAMESLLSAVVADGMTGTRHDSNQELIGQGIANVIVPLFGGFAATGAIARTATSIRHGGNSPLAGVAHVLTLTVVLLVAAPYAAFIPLATLAAILFVVAYNMSELHRFKHVLLHAPRADAAILLITFALTVLVDLVVAVNIGVILAILHFMRRMVESVEVQHMTGTDLKHELAELGWTQLPKGALVYEIAGPLFFGAVGTFEHALLRSLDAQGVLILRLRKVPFIDMTALQSLVDVIQELRDKGVTVLVCEANHRVMAKLGKAGVLGELGAENYVQDFALALAEAGRRLAESPPLAATTTIGKWLEVSKAYFGHARHGDHDEKRN, encoded by the coding sequence GTGATCAGCGTTCTTGAAGCCAAACGCGCGGGCCTGTTCGGCAAGGGGAAATGGGCGGGCAACATCGTCGCCGGCCTGATCGTCGGCGTCGTGGCCTTGCCGCTCGCCATGGCCTTCGCCATCGCGTCCGGCGCCCGGCCGGAGCAGGGTATCTACACGGCCATCATCGGCGGCTTGGCGGTCTCCCTGCTCGGCGGCAGCCGTGTCCAGATCGCCGGGCCGACCGGGGCATTCGTCGCCATCCTGTCGGGCATCACCGCGCAGTACGGTATCGAAGGACTCCAGCTGGCCACCCTGATGGCGGGGCTGATGCTGATCGTCATGGGCGCGGTCCGGATGGGCGCCGTCATCCGCTTCATCCCCTCCCCGGTCATCATCGGCTTCACCACCGGCATTGCCGTCATCATCTGGGTGGGCCAATGGAAGGACTTCCTGGGTCTGGCCGGGGTCGGCGGACCGCACTTCCACGATCGCCTGGCCAGCTCCCTGCTGGCGCTGCCCCATCTCCATGTCGGCACCGCAGCCATCGGGGTGCTGAGCCTGATCCTCACGCTGTATTCCAAGCGCGTCCCCGGACTCGGCCAAGTGCCCGGCCCGCTGGTGGCGCTGGTCGTCACCACGCTGTGGCAATGGTGGTTCCCGCTGCCCGGGGTCGCCACCATCGGCAGCGCCTATGGCGGCATCCCCAGCGGCCTGCCCGCATATTCGCCGCCCAGCCTGAACCCGGCGCTGATCATCCAGCTGGTGGGGCCGGCCTTCACCGTCGCCATGCTGGGCGCGATGGAGTCCTTGCTCTCCGCCGTCGTCGCCGACGGCATGACCGGCACCAGGCACGATTCGAATCAGGAATTGATCGGCCAGGGCATCGCCAACGTCATCGTTCCCCTGTTCGGCGGATTCGCGGCGACGGGTGCCATCGCGCGCACGGCCACCTCGATTCGCCATGGCGGCAACAGCCCATTGGCGGGCGTAGCGCATGTGCTGACGCTGACGGTCGTCTTGCTCGTCGCGGCGCCTTACGCGGCCTTCATCCCCCTGGCGACGCTGGCCGCGATCCTGTTCGTGGTGGCGTACAACATGAGCGAGCTGCACCGCTTCAAGCATGTCCTGCTTCACGCTCCGCGCGCGGATGCGGCGATCCTGCTGATCACGTTCGCCTTGACGGTATTGGTCGATCTGGTCGTGGCCGTGAACATCGGAGTCATCCTGGCCATCCTGCACTTCATGCGCCGCATGGTGGAAAGCGTCGAGGTGCAGCACATGACCGGCACCGACCTGAAGCACGAGCTGGCGGAGCTGGGCTGGACCCAGTTGCCCAAGGGGGCGCTGGTCTACGAAATTGCCGGTCCCTTGTTCTTCGGGGCGGTCGGAACCTTCGAACATGCCCTGCTGCGATCGCTGGACGCCCAGGGCGTACTGATCCTGCGGCTCCGCAAGGTTCCCTTCATCGACATGACCGCCCTCCAGAGCCTGGTGGACGTCATCCAGGAGCTGCGGGATAAAGGGGTGACGGTACTGGTCTGCGAGGCCAATCACCGGGTCATGGCCAAGCTCGGGAAGGCTGGGGTGCTCGGCGAGCTAGGCGCCGAAAACTATGTGCAGGACTTCGCCCTGGCGCTGGCGGAAGCGGGCCGCCGCCTGGCGGAATCACCGCCGTTGGCGG
- a CDS encoding hypothetical protein (catalyzes the formation of spermidine from putrescine and S-adenosylmethioninamine), producing MNQDDHVTRFIDWILAGTDRPEKPFVMEFDGTLSLHFEPSIVQSQMNLETPDLLVLNYTQAMMGFLLLQPAPARMCQIGLGGGSLAKFCYRYLPGTDLDVVEINPDVIALRDRFRVPKDDARFRVVPGDGAEHVESMRDRYDTLLVDGFTEHGLPTALSTRAFYQGCHDALCTGGVLVVNLAAGDGMPAHLIDRIHRVFRGQIAVVQAEDSWNVVVFAMKDRPIRQAWRQLSRRADALAARMPVDLHPVAASLVSYFRSGACRNDDLPASSA from the coding sequence ATGAACCAGGACGACCATGTGACCCGGTTCATCGATTGGATACTGGCGGGGACCGATCGCCCTGAAAAACCGTTCGTGATGGAATTCGACGGCACGCTGAGCCTGCATTTCGAGCCCTCCATCGTGCAAAGTCAGATGAATCTCGAAACGCCCGACCTCCTGGTGCTCAACTACACCCAGGCGATGATGGGCTTCCTGCTGCTGCAGCCCGCTCCCGCGCGGATGTGCCAGATCGGGTTGGGCGGCGGCTCCCTGGCGAAATTCTGCTATCGCTATCTGCCGGGAACCGACCTGGACGTCGTCGAGATCAACCCCGACGTGATCGCGCTGCGGGATCGCTTCCGCGTTCCCAAGGACGACGCGCGCTTCCGCGTGGTGCCAGGCGATGGCGCCGAGCATGTCGAATCCATGCGGGACCGCTACGACACCTTGCTGGTGGACGGATTCACGGAGCATGGCCTGCCGACGGCCTTGAGCACGCGGGCCTTCTATCAAGGCTGTCACGACGCGCTGTGCACGGGCGGCGTCCTGGTCGTCAACCTGGCGGCGGGGGACGGCATGCCGGCACACCTCATCGACCGGATACACCGGGTCTTCCGGGGCCAGATCGCGGTTGTCCAGGCCGAGGATTCCTGGAACGTGGTGGTGTTCGCCATGAAAGACCGGCCTATCCGGCAAGCCTGGCGGCAGCTGTCGCGGCGTGCCGATGCGCTGGCGGCCAGGATGCCTGTCGACCTCCATCCCGTCGCCGCGTCGCTGGTCTCGTATTTCCGGAGCGGAGCCTGTCGCAACGACGACCTACCTGCTTCGTCCGCCTAG
- a CDS encoding YoaK family protein, producing the protein MPLGYLRRLTTHQRDFTADRHLGYALAFVAGATNAGGFLAVGQYTSHMTGIASLMADAAALGQLSMAAVALASLVTFVLGAATTALLTNWASRRRLQSKYALSLLLEALLLLLFGVAGSYLATVRDLVAPMTVLLLCFIMGLQNAVITKISGATIRTTHITGIVTDIGIELGKLLYFNRRTGPGLQAVRANRAKLRLHGLLLLNFTAGGVTGAVGFKQFGFIATVPLALGLALLAVMPVLDDLAAIARRRR; encoded by the coding sequence ATGCCGCTCGGGTACTTGAGGCGCCTGACCACTCATCAACGCGATTTCACCGCGGATCGCCACCTGGGCTACGCCCTCGCCTTCGTTGCGGGGGCGACCAACGCCGGGGGTTTCCTGGCAGTCGGGCAATACACCTCGCACATGACGGGCATCGCATCCCTGATGGCCGACGCGGCGGCCTTGGGACAACTGTCCATGGCGGCGGTGGCGCTCGCGTCGCTGGTGACCTTTGTCCTTGGGGCGGCCACGACCGCGTTGCTGACCAACTGGGCCAGCCGACGGCGGCTTCAGAGCAAATATGCGCTCAGCCTGCTGCTCGAGGCGCTGTTGCTCCTGCTGTTCGGCGTGGCCGGGAGTTATCTCGCCACCGTACGAGACCTGGTGGCGCCCATGACCGTCCTGTTGCTCTGCTTCATCATGGGTTTGCAGAATGCCGTGATCACCAAGATATCCGGAGCCACGATACGGACCACGCACATCACCGGCATCGTCACGGACATCGGCATCGAGCTGGGCAAGCTCCTGTATTTCAACCGTCGCACCGGGCCTGGCTTGCAGGCAGTCCGCGCCAATCGCGCCAAGCTGAGGCTCCATGGCCTGCTGTTGCTGAACTTCACCGCCGGGGGCGTGACCGGCGCCGTGGGCTTCAAGCAATTCGGCTTCATCGCCACCGTCCCATTGGCCTTGGGATTGGCGCTGCTGGCGGTCATGCCGGTGCTGGACGACCTGGCGGCGATCGCGCGGCGGCGCAGATGA
- a CDS encoding zinc/iron-chelating domain-containing protein → MARLPEVSAMRRARAERSWSCPYLGKDGCTVYPDRPLICRLFGTTPRLRCPNGCAPEAPVASALEADIEAFMRRVRHVLI, encoded by the coding sequence GTGGCGAGGTTGCCGGAGGTGAGCGCCATGCGGCGCGCCCGCGCCGAGCGGTCCTGGTCCTGCCCTTACCTGGGCAAGGACGGTTGCACCGTCTATCCGGATCGTCCCCTGATATGCCGGCTCTTCGGCACGACGCCGCGCCTGCGCTGCCCCAATGGCTGCGCGCCGGAGGCGCCCGTCGCGTCGGCGCTGGAGGCGGACATCGAAGCCTTCATGCGTCGCGTGCGCCACGTGCTGATCTGA
- a CDS encoding DUF2970 domain-containing protein, whose protein sequence is MTVLCMFTGIGRGKHYRNPDQGLTLKHFVMGGIAAALMLIGGLILLVRWIAADA, encoded by the coding sequence ATGACCGTGCTGTGCATGTTCACCGGCATTGGGCGTGGCAAGCACTACCGGAACCCTGACCAGGGTTTGACGCTCAAGCATTTCGTGATGGGCGGGATCGCCGCCGCGCTGATGCTGATTGGCGGCTTGATCCTGCTGGTACGCTGGATTGCCGCCGATGCATAG
- a CDS encoding GNAT family N-acetyltransferase translates to MAKGVQLRLMAASDWEACRALCGAGFGGAQCELPSQDVLKRFLARNPFMSWVACDEAARVVGCVLCGTDAWRGYLYHLVVESAFRRRGIGELLLGRAMGGLQKFGIQKALILSPRGNPDMELLLLERGWRRGDDVTVYVADLSVPAT, encoded by the coding sequence ATGGCCAAAGGGGTGCAATTGCGTTTGATGGCGGCGAGCGATTGGGAGGCCTGCCGCGCGCTTTGCGGCGCGGGTTTCGGGGGCGCCCAGTGCGAGCTGCCGTCGCAGGACGTGCTGAAACGCTTCCTGGCCCGCAATCCCTTCATGAGCTGGGTGGCGTGCGACGAGGCCGCGCGCGTCGTCGGCTGCGTGCTCTGCGGTACCGACGCTTGGCGCGGCTATCTGTACCACTTGGTGGTGGAATCCGCATTCCGGCGGCGAGGCATCGGTGAACTGCTGCTCGGGCGGGCGATGGGCGGCTTGCAGAAGTTCGGGATCCAGAAAGCCCTGATCCTGTCCCCGCGAGGCAATCCGGATATGGAGCTGCTGCTGCTCGAGCGGGGCTGGCGCCGCGGCGACGACGTGACGGTCTATGTCGCCGACTTGAGTGTCCCGGCCACCTGA
- a CDS encoding zinc ribbon domain-containing protein YjdM: MTYPDCPRCGSSLTYEDGDLYVCPECAHEWPRDAPAEVAAEVRLVRDSNGNVLQDGDTVVVIKDLKVKGASSTLKVGTKVKNIRLVEGDHDIDCKIEGFGAMQLKSEFVRKA, encoded by the coding sequence ATGACATACCCCGACTGTCCGCGATGCGGATCCAGCTTGACCTACGAGGATGGCGATCTGTACGTCTGCCCGGAATGCGCGCACGAATGGCCGCGTGACGCGCCGGCCGAGGTCGCCGCCGAGGTCAGGCTTGTCCGCGACTCGAACGGGAACGTGCTCCAGGATGGCGACACCGTGGTGGTCATCAAGGACTTGAAGGTCAAAGGCGCGTCATCGACGCTGAAGGTGGGAACCAAGGTCAAGAACATCCGGCTGGTCGAGGGTGACCATGATATCGATTGCAAGATCGAGGGCTTTGGCGCGATGCAACTGAAATCCGAGTTTGTAAGGAAGGCCTAG